In Drosophila simulans strain w501 chromosome X, Prin_Dsim_3.1, whole genome shotgun sequence, one DNA window encodes the following:
- the LOC6726297 gene encoding ras GTPase-activating protein raskol isoform X4, with protein sequence MNCGALRAISDEVQMQTANSTTPQQRKMHSMPRTAPQNSQNSQNSTPNPATRTMEQQPPPTSALRRSTMPRGRGLASCLRGERDDAPTPPIHGTMNTDVEILQALQLMKGSEQERVSGTGSGASTLEATGRSEYKSKTLPRIHFDTALNDTSLNEDTSYEKACRRGSAPTTPILGSKQHQTEHNATSRFTNFFSKKSNPLKRTKSVTKLERTKRGSGGLRGSRSHESLLSSHAVMSTIDLSCTGAVGVAPVHQSVLGRRHCFQVRGGPRGERYYSCGSRQERDLWIYSLRKSIAPNAEHTRRTDNSLKMWVYEAKNLPPKKRYFCELQLDKTLYGRTSVKLQTDLLFWGEHFDFPDIPEINVITVNVFREVDKKKKRDKYQFVGSVKIPVHDVTSRLPCEQWYPILSDKAGDSLGRTSGGGGSGSKDKEQLPTLRIKCRFQSTDILPINVYANFLAYLKENYKRVCETLEPVIGVKAKEDIGQALVLLMHAQGLAGAFLTDVVALDLLRVGDQRLTFRGNSLATKSMEAFLKLTGEQYLQDTLSAPINELIQSERDCEVDPTKTSGSSAGSLQRQQAALRGAVRGAWQCIFESHKHFPAQLRNCFATFRERLQQLGRQDMADNLISASIFLRFLCPAILSPSLFNITSELPSARATRNLTLVAKTLQTLANFTRFQGKENFMEFLNDFLEQEAARMQQFLEIISTRPEHPAPDSILDWAGYIDQGKQLSILHSLLSESLAKLPEARQHELDPLQHILDEISRAKEHGMGTALPGGYLPATSSTHSIASENQENRNPGSSGSHTGSNSEQLLPQQSQLAQPQHAIVSKPLSAERGIMRGVLTPNSLEKNIFRYNDPTVNGLLQQQQQQQQQQQQQQQHQQLQQHGHQQQPHHQHPLQMLSNSQTSIAGNQYMSSPGGLQHAQSQTSMASSSLNGSSSNLLHGHQQHAHHPQQLHPHHCPPAPQTSASSTMERMDRMNYPYMSHNGNDYETSTPSSTRSRTLPRNGNPNANGNVGSSNNNQSGSYDDMHGEFQIQISGFDTSSAFVCKSPTPMMKSSLGPAGAGRSHHKLNLGIPDHSGGYVRGNNMNPNSNMPKNLEDLDDLFKYAEEHDVAEPANHHHNNQGQQNHQGHLKPAAVPGKEQLSAKSSHCSSGYQSISTNPSPSQSSSPVESQLKAAMGSHNAPLAFKNPSYQLQPQTGSSRSSAQGNPHQQQQQQQFGSRLKPIGGGLVAARAAFLNSGGALEAATLTPSSSDEQLSADNYFSYAAAAAAGAGIATKLEAQRSLSGGSSSSTSASASTSNLGKSGGSSAYGRLNGPLKREDVYGSGYGGSSGNVGYGLSTSSAAGHHQHPHQQQQNPMQQQQQRERDQELKQYAGSVAGSVGSGTSAAQRRLSLDSARTLSDSSTDTEGHCNQLQEGKRRRQLRSSGGSGGGGAGSEQGLGKSYDQNGEIQLLQQTLDTLCHTLDRDEAELRDSSDELFGLQRPAGSNGSNNLSLQSESTMRSIIDSFFQSSCRLITMEEELRREQLKMSLALSHKQRVIEEQGQQIAALDAANSRLLSALTALRQRYETQQQQQQQHQAPPKTQKPQ encoded by the exons ATGAATTGCGGTGCTTTGCGGGCAATTAGCGACGAGGTGCAAATGCAGACGGCGAACTCGACGACTCCGCAACAGAGGAAGATGCACTCCATGCCGCGCACTGCCCCCCAGAATTCCCAGAACTCGCAGAACTCCACGCCAAATCCAGCCACGCGAACCATGGAACAGCAGCCACCGCCGACTTCGGCACTGCGGAGGAGCACAATGCCCCGTGGTCGGGGATTGGCCTCCTGTTTGAGGGGCGAGCGGGATGATGCACCCACGCCGCCCATTCACGGAACGATGAACACCGATGTGGAGATACTGCAGGCGCTGCAGCTGATGAAGGGCAGCGAGCAGGAGCGAGTGTCTGGGACAGGATCGGGTGCCTCCACTCTGGAGGCCACGGGCAGGA GTGAGTACAAGTCGAAGACACTGCCTCGCATACATTTCGATACGGCGTTAAACGATACATCGCTGAACGAAG ATACGTCCTATGAGAAGGCGTGCCGCCGTGGATCAGCGCCCACCACGCCCATTTTGGGCAGCAAACAGCACCAGACGGAGCACAATGCCACCTCGCGTTTCACCAACTTCTTTTCCAAAAA ATCCAATCCTTTGAAGCGGACCAAGTCGGTGACCAAGCTGGAGCGGACCAAGCGCGGATCCGGCGGACTGAGGGGCTCCCGCTCGCACGAGAGTTTGCTGTCCAGTCACGCCGTCATGTCCACCATAG ATCTCTCGTGCActggggcggtgggcgtggcgcccGTGCACCAGTCGGTTCTGGGACGTCGTCACTGTTTCCAGGTACGGGGCGGGCCTCGTGGCGAGCGGTACTACTCATGCGGATCGCGCCAGGAGCGCGACCTTTGGATCTACTCGCTGCGCAAGTCGATCGCTCCGAATGCAGAGCACACGCGTCGCACGGACAACTCGCTGAAGATGTGGGTGTACGAGGCGAAGAATCTGCCGCCCAAGAAGCGTTACTTTTGCGAACTGCAACTGGACAAGACGCTGTACGGCCGGACTTCGGTGAAGCTGCAGACGGATCTGCTGTTTTGGGGAGAGCACTTCGATTTCCCCGACATACCCGAGATTAATGTGATCACTGTAAACGTTTTCCGTGAGGTGGACAAGAAGAAAAAGCGGGACAAATACCAGTTTGTGGGATCGGTGAAGATACCCGTGCACGATGTCACCTCCAGATTGCCCTGCGAGCAATGGTATCCCATCCTGAGCGACAAGGCCGGCGACAGTCTGGGCAGGACCtcgggcggcggcggcagtggGTCCAAGGACAAGGAGCAGTTGCCCACGCTGAGGATCAAGTGCCGTTTCCAGAGCACCGACATCCTGCCCATCAATGTGTACGCCAACTTTTTGGCCTACCTCAAGGAGAACTACAAGCGCGTGTGCGAGACCCTGGAGCCGGTGATCGGAGTCAAGGCCAAGGAGGACATTGGACAGGcactggtgctgctgatgcacGCACAGGGATTGGCGGGCGCCTTCCTCACCGATGTGGTGGCCCTCGATCTGCTGCGAGTTGGCGATCAGAGGCTTACGTTCAGGGGCAACTCCTTGGCCACCAAGAGCATGGAGGCATTCCTCAAGCTGACGGGCGAACAGTATCTGCAGGACACACTATCCGCACCCATAAACGAGCTGATTCAGTCGGAGAGGGACTGCGAAGTGGATCCCACCAAGACGAGCGGTTCGTCGGCGGGCTCGCTGCAGCGACAGCAGGCCGCCTTACGCGGCGCGGTccgaggggcgtggcagtgcaTCTTTGAATCGCACAAGCATTTCCCCGCCCAGTTGCGCAACTGCTTTGCCACGTTCCGGGAGCGCTTGCAGCAGCTGGGCCGTCAGGATATGGCCGACAACCTGATCTCGGCGAGCATTTTCCTGCGCTTCCTGTGCCCGGCCATCCTGTCGCCGTCGCTCTTCAACATCACCAGCGAACTGCCGTCCGCACGTGCCACCCGCAATCTCACATTGGTGGCCAAGACACTGCAAACATTGGCCAACTTCACCCGCTTCCAGGGCAAGGAGAACTTTATGGAGTTTCTCAACGATTTCCTCGAGCAGGAGGCCGCTCGTATGCAACAGTTTCTGGAGATTATATCCACGCGGCCGGAGCACCCAGCTCCGGACTCAATCCTCGATTGGGCCGGTTACATCGACCAGGGCAAACAGTTGTCCATACTACACAGTTTGCTCAGCGAAAGCCTGGCCAAGCTGCCGGAGGCCAGGCAGCACGAGCTGGATCCGTTGCAGCACATTCTCGATGAAATCAGCCGAGCCAAAGAGCATGGCATGGGCACAGCACTGCCGGGTGGATATTTGCCGGCCACCTCGTCCACGCACTCGATAGCCAGCGAGAATCAGGAGAATCGCAACCCGGGATCATCGGGCTCGCACACCGGCTCCAACTCGGAGCAGTTACTGCCACAACAAAGCCAGTTGGCCCAGCCGCAGCATGCGATTGTTAGTAAACCATTGTCTGCGGAGCGCGGAATCATGCGAGGAGTACTTACGCCGAATTCTCTGGAGAAGAATATCTTTAGGTACAATGATCCCACGGTTAATGGcttactgcagcagcagcaacaacagcagcagcagcaacagcagcagcagcaacatcagcagctgcaacagcatggccaccagcaacagccgcaCCACCAGCATCCACTCCAGATGCTCTCCAATTCACAAACCTCCATTGCCGGCAACCAATATATGAGTTCGCCGGGAGGCCTGCAGCATGCCCAATCGCAGACCTCGATGGCATCCTCATCGCTAAAtgggagcagcagcaatttgCTGCACGGCCACCAGCAGCATGCCCATCAcccgcagcagctgcatccACATCACTGCCCGCCGGCGCCACAGACCAGTGCCTCCAGCACCATGGAGCGCATGGATCGCATGAACTATCCGTATATGTCGCATAATGGCAATGACTACGAGACCAGCACGCCTTCGAGCACTCGCTCCAGGACACTGCCACGGAATGGAAATCCCAATGCCAATGGCAATgtgggcagcagcaacaataaccaGAGCGGCAGCTACGATGACATGCACGGGGAGTTCCAAATCCAGATCTCTGGGTTCGATACGAGCAGTGCTTTTGTCTGCAAGTCGCCCACACCCATGATGAAATCCAGTTTGGGACCAGCGGGGGCCGGACGAAGCCATCACAAACTGAATTTGGGAATACCCGATCACTCAGGTGGCTATGTGCGGGGTAACAATATGAATCCCAACTCGAATATGCCCAAGAACTTGGAGGATCTGGACGATCTGTTCAAGTACGCCGAGGAGCATGACGTGGCGGAGCCAGCGAACCATCACCATAACAACCAGGGTCAGCAGAACCACCAGGGTCATCTGAAGCCGGCCGCCGTTCCCGGCAAGGAGCAGCTGTCGGCGAAAAGCAGTCACTGCAGCTCTGGCTACCAGAGCATCTCCACAAATCCCTCGCCCTCGCAGTCCTCCAGTCCCGTGGAGAGCCAGCTGAAGGCCGCGATGGGCAGTCACAATGCGCCGTTGGCCTTCAAGAATCCCTCCTATCAGCTTCAGCCCCAAACTGGCTCGTCCAGATCATCGGCACAGGGTAATccacaccagcagcagcaacaacaacagtttGGCAGCCGCTTGAAACCAATTGGAGGTGGACTGGTGGCCGCGAGGGCGGCTTTCCTCAACAGTGGCGGAGCCTTGGAGGCGGCCACTTTGACGCCCAGCTCCTCGGACGAACAGCTGTCGGCGGATAATTACTTCAGTTATgcagcggctgcagctgctggagcaggTATTGCGACCAAATTGGAGGCTCAACGCTCGCTCAGCGGCGGCAGTAGCTCCTCCACCTCAGCATCTGCGTCCACCTCGAATCTGGGCAAGAGCGGCGGTTCATCCGCCTACGGGCGGCTGAATGGGCCGCTTAAGCGCGAGGATGTCTACGGCAGTGGCTACGGCGGCAGCAGTGGAAATGTGGGCTATGGCTTGTCCACTTCCAGTGCCGCGGGACACCATCAACAtccccaccagcagcagcagaatccgatgcagcagcagcagcagagggaACGGGATCAGGAACTAAAGCAGTATGCCGGCAGTGTGGCGGGCAGCGTGGGATCGGGCACATCAGCGGCTCAGAGGCGCCTGAGCTTGGACTCGGCGCGCACGCTCTCCGACAGCAGCACGGATACAGAGG GACACTGCAACCAATTGCAGGAGGGCAAGCGACGCAGGCAGTTGCGCAGCAGTggcggcagcggcggaggaggcgccGGTTCTGAGCAGGGACTGGGCAAGAGCTATGACCAGAACGGAGAGATCCAGCTGCTGCAACAGACGCTGGACACGCTCTGCCACACGCTGGACCGGGATGAGGCCGAGCTTCGCGACTCCAGCGACGAGCTGTTCGGCCTGCAGCGCCCGGCGGGCAGCAATGGATCGAACAATCTAAGCCTGCAGTCGGAGTCCACTATGCGCAGCATCATCGACAG TTTCTTTCAATCCTCCTGCAGACTCATCAccatggaggaggagctgcgaCGCGAGCAGCTGAAGATGTCGCTGGCGCTGTCGCACAAGCAGCGCGTGATCGAGGAGCAGGGCCAGCAGATAGCGGCACTGGATGCGGCCAACAGCCGGCTGCTGAGTGCCCTGACCGCCCTGCGCCAGCGGTACGAgacccagcagcagcagcaacagcagcaccaagCACCACCAAAGACCCAGAAGCCACAGTGA
- the LOC6726297 gene encoding ras GTPase-activating protein raskol isoform X7, whose translation MNCGALRAISDEVQMQTANSTTPQQRKMHSMPRTAPQNSQNSQNSTPNPATRTMEQQPPPTSALRRSTMPRGRGLASCLRGERDDAPTPPIHGTMNTDVEILQALQLMKGSEQERVSGTGSGASTLEATGRSEYKSKTLPRIHFDTALNDTSLNEDTSYEKACRRGSAPTTPILGSKQHQTEHNATSRFTNFFSKKSNPLKRTKSVTKLERTKRGSGGLRGSRSHESLLSSHAVMSTIDLSCTGAVGVAPVHQSVLGRRHCFQVRGGPRGERYYSCGSRQERDLWIYSLRKSIAPNAEHTRRTDNSLKMWVYEAKNLPPKKRYFCELQLDKTLYGRTSVKLQTDLLFWGEHFDFPDIPEINVITVNVFREVDKKKKRDKYQFVGSVKIPVHDVTSRLPCEQWYPILSDKAGDSLGRTSGGGGSGSKDKEQLPTLRIKCRFQSTDILPINVYANFLAYLKENYKRVCETLEPVIGVKAKEDIGQALVLLMHAQGLAGAFLTDVVALDLLRVGDQRLTFRGNSLATKSMEAFLKLTGEQYLQDTLSAPINELIQSERDCEVDPTKTSGSSAGSLQRQQAALRGAVRGAWQCIFESHKHFPAQLRNCFATFRERLQQLGRQDMADNLISASIFLRFLCPAILSPSLFNITSELPSARATRNLTLVAKTLQTLANFTRFQGKENFMEFLNDFLEQEAARMQQFLEIISTRPEHPAPDSILDWAGYIDQGKQLSILHSLLSESLAKLPEARQHELDPLQHILDEISRAKEHGMGTALPGGYLPATSSTHSIASENQENRNPGSSGSHTGSNSEQLLPQQSQLAQPQHAIVSKPLSAERGIMRGVLTPNSLEKNIFRYNDPTVNGLLQQQQQQQQQQQQQQQHQQLQQHGHQQQPHHQHPLQMLSNSQTSIAGNQYMSSPGGLQHAQSQTSMASSSLNGSSSNLLHGHQQHAHHPQQLHPHHCPPAPQTSASSTMERMDRMNYPYMSHNGNDYETSTPSSTRSRTLPRNGNPNANGNVGSSNNNQSGSYDDMHGEFQIQISGFDTSSAFVCKSPTPMMKSSLGPAGAGRSHHKLNLGIPDHSGGYVRGNNMNPNSNMPKNLEDLDDLFKYAEEHDVAEPANHHHNNQGQQNHQGHLKPAAVPGKEQLSAKSSHCSSGYQSISTNPSPSQSSSPVESQLKAAMGSHNAPLAFKNPSYQLQPQTGSSRSSAQGNPHQQQQQQQFGSRLKPIGGGLVAARAAFLNSGGALEAATLTPSSSDEQLSADNYFSYAAAAAAGAGIATKLEAQRSLSGGSSSSTSASASTSNLGKSGGSSAYGRLNGPLKREDVYGSGYGGSSGNVGYGLSTSSAAGHHQHPHQQQQNPMQQQQQRERDQELKQYAGSVAGSVGSGTSAAQRRLSLDSARTLSDSSTDTEGHCNQLQEGKRRRQLRSSGGSGGGGAGSEQGLGKSYDQNGEIQLLQQTLDTLCHTLDRDEAELRDSSDELFGLQRPAGSNGSNNLSLQSESTMRSIIDRLITMEEELRREQLKMSLALSHKQRVIEEQGQQIAALDAANSRLLSALTALRQRYETQQQQQQQHQAPPKTQKPQ comes from the exons ATGAATTGCGGTGCTTTGCGGGCAATTAGCGACGAGGTGCAAATGCAGACGGCGAACTCGACGACTCCGCAACAGAGGAAGATGCACTCCATGCCGCGCACTGCCCCCCAGAATTCCCAGAACTCGCAGAACTCCACGCCAAATCCAGCCACGCGAACCATGGAACAGCAGCCACCGCCGACTTCGGCACTGCGGAGGAGCACAATGCCCCGTGGTCGGGGATTGGCCTCCTGTTTGAGGGGCGAGCGGGATGATGCACCCACGCCGCCCATTCACGGAACGATGAACACCGATGTGGAGATACTGCAGGCGCTGCAGCTGATGAAGGGCAGCGAGCAGGAGCGAGTGTCTGGGACAGGATCGGGTGCCTCCACTCTGGAGGCCACGGGCAGGA GTGAGTACAAGTCGAAGACACTGCCTCGCATACATTTCGATACGGCGTTAAACGATACATCGCTGAACGAAG ATACGTCCTATGAGAAGGCGTGCCGCCGTGGATCAGCGCCCACCACGCCCATTTTGGGCAGCAAACAGCACCAGACGGAGCACAATGCCACCTCGCGTTTCACCAACTTCTTTTCCAAAAA ATCCAATCCTTTGAAGCGGACCAAGTCGGTGACCAAGCTGGAGCGGACCAAGCGCGGATCCGGCGGACTGAGGGGCTCCCGCTCGCACGAGAGTTTGCTGTCCAGTCACGCCGTCATGTCCACCATAG ATCTCTCGTGCActggggcggtgggcgtggcgcccGTGCACCAGTCGGTTCTGGGACGTCGTCACTGTTTCCAGGTACGGGGCGGGCCTCGTGGCGAGCGGTACTACTCATGCGGATCGCGCCAGGAGCGCGACCTTTGGATCTACTCGCTGCGCAAGTCGATCGCTCCGAATGCAGAGCACACGCGTCGCACGGACAACTCGCTGAAGATGTGGGTGTACGAGGCGAAGAATCTGCCGCCCAAGAAGCGTTACTTTTGCGAACTGCAACTGGACAAGACGCTGTACGGCCGGACTTCGGTGAAGCTGCAGACGGATCTGCTGTTTTGGGGAGAGCACTTCGATTTCCCCGACATACCCGAGATTAATGTGATCACTGTAAACGTTTTCCGTGAGGTGGACAAGAAGAAAAAGCGGGACAAATACCAGTTTGTGGGATCGGTGAAGATACCCGTGCACGATGTCACCTCCAGATTGCCCTGCGAGCAATGGTATCCCATCCTGAGCGACAAGGCCGGCGACAGTCTGGGCAGGACCtcgggcggcggcggcagtggGTCCAAGGACAAGGAGCAGTTGCCCACGCTGAGGATCAAGTGCCGTTTCCAGAGCACCGACATCCTGCCCATCAATGTGTACGCCAACTTTTTGGCCTACCTCAAGGAGAACTACAAGCGCGTGTGCGAGACCCTGGAGCCGGTGATCGGAGTCAAGGCCAAGGAGGACATTGGACAGGcactggtgctgctgatgcacGCACAGGGATTGGCGGGCGCCTTCCTCACCGATGTGGTGGCCCTCGATCTGCTGCGAGTTGGCGATCAGAGGCTTACGTTCAGGGGCAACTCCTTGGCCACCAAGAGCATGGAGGCATTCCTCAAGCTGACGGGCGAACAGTATCTGCAGGACACACTATCCGCACCCATAAACGAGCTGATTCAGTCGGAGAGGGACTGCGAAGTGGATCCCACCAAGACGAGCGGTTCGTCGGCGGGCTCGCTGCAGCGACAGCAGGCCGCCTTACGCGGCGCGGTccgaggggcgtggcagtgcaTCTTTGAATCGCACAAGCATTTCCCCGCCCAGTTGCGCAACTGCTTTGCCACGTTCCGGGAGCGCTTGCAGCAGCTGGGCCGTCAGGATATGGCCGACAACCTGATCTCGGCGAGCATTTTCCTGCGCTTCCTGTGCCCGGCCATCCTGTCGCCGTCGCTCTTCAACATCACCAGCGAACTGCCGTCCGCACGTGCCACCCGCAATCTCACATTGGTGGCCAAGACACTGCAAACATTGGCCAACTTCACCCGCTTCCAGGGCAAGGAGAACTTTATGGAGTTTCTCAACGATTTCCTCGAGCAGGAGGCCGCTCGTATGCAACAGTTTCTGGAGATTATATCCACGCGGCCGGAGCACCCAGCTCCGGACTCAATCCTCGATTGGGCCGGTTACATCGACCAGGGCAAACAGTTGTCCATACTACACAGTTTGCTCAGCGAAAGCCTGGCCAAGCTGCCGGAGGCCAGGCAGCACGAGCTGGATCCGTTGCAGCACATTCTCGATGAAATCAGCCGAGCCAAAGAGCATGGCATGGGCACAGCACTGCCGGGTGGATATTTGCCGGCCACCTCGTCCACGCACTCGATAGCCAGCGAGAATCAGGAGAATCGCAACCCGGGATCATCGGGCTCGCACACCGGCTCCAACTCGGAGCAGTTACTGCCACAACAAAGCCAGTTGGCCCAGCCGCAGCATGCGATTGTTAGTAAACCATTGTCTGCGGAGCGCGGAATCATGCGAGGAGTACTTACGCCGAATTCTCTGGAGAAGAATATCTTTAGGTACAATGATCCCACGGTTAATGGcttactgcagcagcagcaacaacagcagcagcagcaacagcagcagcagcaacatcagcagctgcaacagcatggccaccagcaacagccgcaCCACCAGCATCCACTCCAGATGCTCTCCAATTCACAAACCTCCATTGCCGGCAACCAATATATGAGTTCGCCGGGAGGCCTGCAGCATGCCCAATCGCAGACCTCGATGGCATCCTCATCGCTAAAtgggagcagcagcaatttgCTGCACGGCCACCAGCAGCATGCCCATCAcccgcagcagctgcatccACATCACTGCCCGCCGGCGCCACAGACCAGTGCCTCCAGCACCATGGAGCGCATGGATCGCATGAACTATCCGTATATGTCGCATAATGGCAATGACTACGAGACCAGCACGCCTTCGAGCACTCGCTCCAGGACACTGCCACGGAATGGAAATCCCAATGCCAATGGCAATgtgggcagcagcaacaataaccaGAGCGGCAGCTACGATGACATGCACGGGGAGTTCCAAATCCAGATCTCTGGGTTCGATACGAGCAGTGCTTTTGTCTGCAAGTCGCCCACACCCATGATGAAATCCAGTTTGGGACCAGCGGGGGCCGGACGAAGCCATCACAAACTGAATTTGGGAATACCCGATCACTCAGGTGGCTATGTGCGGGGTAACAATATGAATCCCAACTCGAATATGCCCAAGAACTTGGAGGATCTGGACGATCTGTTCAAGTACGCCGAGGAGCATGACGTGGCGGAGCCAGCGAACCATCACCATAACAACCAGGGTCAGCAGAACCACCAGGGTCATCTGAAGCCGGCCGCCGTTCCCGGCAAGGAGCAGCTGTCGGCGAAAAGCAGTCACTGCAGCTCTGGCTACCAGAGCATCTCCACAAATCCCTCGCCCTCGCAGTCCTCCAGTCCCGTGGAGAGCCAGCTGAAGGCCGCGATGGGCAGTCACAATGCGCCGTTGGCCTTCAAGAATCCCTCCTATCAGCTTCAGCCCCAAACTGGCTCGTCCAGATCATCGGCACAGGGTAATccacaccagcagcagcaacaacaacagtttGGCAGCCGCTTGAAACCAATTGGAGGTGGACTGGTGGCCGCGAGGGCGGCTTTCCTCAACAGTGGCGGAGCCTTGGAGGCGGCCACTTTGACGCCCAGCTCCTCGGACGAACAGCTGTCGGCGGATAATTACTTCAGTTATgcagcggctgcagctgctggagcaggTATTGCGACCAAATTGGAGGCTCAACGCTCGCTCAGCGGCGGCAGTAGCTCCTCCACCTCAGCATCTGCGTCCACCTCGAATCTGGGCAAGAGCGGCGGTTCATCCGCCTACGGGCGGCTGAATGGGCCGCTTAAGCGCGAGGATGTCTACGGCAGTGGCTACGGCGGCAGCAGTGGAAATGTGGGCTATGGCTTGTCCACTTCCAGTGCCGCGGGACACCATCAACAtccccaccagcagcagcagaatccgatgcagcagcagcagcagagggaACGGGATCAGGAACTAAAGCAGTATGCCGGCAGTGTGGCGGGCAGCGTGGGATCGGGCACATCAGCGGCTCAGAGGCGCCTGAGCTTGGACTCGGCGCGCACGCTCTCCGACAGCAGCACGGATACAGAGG GACACTGCAACCAATTGCAGGAGGGCAAGCGACGCAGGCAGTTGCGCAGCAGTggcggcagcggcggaggaggcgccGGTTCTGAGCAGGGACTGGGCAAGAGCTATGACCAGAACGGAGAGATCCAGCTGCTGCAACAGACGCTGGACACGCTCTGCCACACGCTGGACCGGGATGAGGCCGAGCTTCGCGACTCCAGCGACGAGCTGTTCGGCCTGCAGCGCCCGGCGGGCAGCAATGGATCGAACAATCTAAGCCTGCAGTCGGAGTCCACTATGCGCAGCATCATCGACAG ACTCATCAccatggaggaggagctgcgaCGCGAGCAGCTGAAGATGTCGCTGGCGCTGTCGCACAAGCAGCGCGTGATCGAGGAGCAGGGCCAGCAGATAGCGGCACTGGATGCGGCCAACAGCCGGCTGCTGAGTGCCCTGACCGCCCTGCGCCAGCGGTACGAgacccagcagcagcagcaacagcagcaccaagCACCACCAAAGACCCAGAAGCCACAGTGA